A genomic stretch from Numida meleagris isolate 19003 breed g44 Domestic line chromosome 2, NumMel1.0, whole genome shotgun sequence includes:
- the ABHD5 gene encoding 1-acylglycerol-3-phosphate O-acyltransferase ABHD5 isoform X2, with translation MKMLGWLFSWLPAWCPTSLLHLKEAEDKMLKCITSTYNKRYVYLANGNKIWTLTFSPDLSRKTPLVLLHGFGGGVGMWALNFEELCQNRTVHAFDLLGFGRSSRPHFDTDAREAENQFVESIEEWRKEMGLEKMILLGHNLGGFLAAAYSLKYPSRVKHLILVEPWGFPERPDNAEQERPIPIWIKALGAILSPFNPLAGLRIAGPFGLSLVQRLRPDFKRKYASMFDDNTVTEYIYHCNVQSPSGETAFKNMTIPYGWAKRPMLQRIPQMDQDIPITVVYGARSCIDGNSGSTIQSLRPKSYVKTIAILGAGHYVYADQPEDFNQRVKDICDSVD, from the exons GTTAGGATGGTTGTTCAGCTGGCTTCCTGCTTGGTGCCCCACATCACTACTGCACCTTAAAGAAGCTGAGGACAAAATGCTAAAAT GTATTACAAGCACATACAATAAGCGATATGTGTATCTAGctaatggaaacaaaatatggACACTGACGTTCTCTCCAGACCTTTCACGTAAAACTCCACTTGTTCTGCTTCATGGATTTGGAGGAGGTGTTGGAATGTGGGCTCTCAATTTTGAAGAGCTCTGTCAAAACAGGACCGTTCATGCTTTCGACCTCTTGGGATTTGGACGAAGCAGTAGACCACACTTCGATACTGATGCTAGGGAAGCAGAAAATCAGTTTGTGGAATCCATAGAAGAGTGGAGAAAGGAGATGGGgttagaaaaaatgattttgcttgGACATAACCTCGGTGGATTCCTGGCTGCTGCTTACTCATTAAAATACCCATCAAG GGTCAAACATCTTATCTTAGTGGAGCCATGGGGTTTTCCAGAGAGGCCTGACAATGCTGAACAAGAGAGACCAATTCCAATCTGGATCAAAGCTCTAGGAGCTATACTGAGTCCATTTAATCCATTAGCTGGGCTGAGGATAGCAGGACCCTTCG gTCTAAGCCTTGTTCAGCGTTTGAGACCAGATTTCAAACGAAAATATGCATCAATGTTTGATGATAACACTGTGACTGAATATATCTATCACTGCAATGTACAGTCGCCCAG TGGTGAAACAGCTTTCAAGAACATGACTATTCCTTATGGATGGGCAAAAAGGCCAATGCTGCAGCGGATTCCACAAATGGATCAAGACATTCCTATCACCGTGGTTTATGGAGCACGCTCATGCATAGATGGCAATTCTGGCAGCACTATCCAATCTCTGAGACCAAAGTCATATGTGAAGACAATA GCTATCCTTGGTGCAGGTCATTACGTGTACGCTGATCAGCCTGAAGACTTCAATCAGAGAGTGAAAGacatctgtgattctgtggacTGA
- the ABHD5 gene encoding 1-acylglycerol-3-phosphate O-acyltransferase ABHD5 isoform X1, with the protein MAGAAVALSLAALPAAAPLPAPAAAMAEEEASSERLGWLFSWLPAWCPTSLLHLKEAEDKMLKCITSTYNKRYVYLANGNKIWTLTFSPDLSRKTPLVLLHGFGGGVGMWALNFEELCQNRTVHAFDLLGFGRSSRPHFDTDAREAENQFVESIEEWRKEMGLEKMILLGHNLGGFLAAAYSLKYPSRVKHLILVEPWGFPERPDNAEQERPIPIWIKALGAILSPFNPLAGLRIAGPFGLSLVQRLRPDFKRKYASMFDDNTVTEYIYHCNVQSPSGETAFKNMTIPYGWAKRPMLQRIPQMDQDIPITVVYGARSCIDGNSGSTIQSLRPKSYVKTIAILGAGHYVYADQPEDFNQRVKDICDSVD; encoded by the exons GTTAGGATGGTTGTTCAGCTGGCTTCCTGCTTGGTGCCCCACATCACTACTGCACCTTAAAGAAGCTGAGGACAAAATGCTAAAAT GTATTACAAGCACATACAATAAGCGATATGTGTATCTAGctaatggaaacaaaatatggACACTGACGTTCTCTCCAGACCTTTCACGTAAAACTCCACTTGTTCTGCTTCATGGATTTGGAGGAGGTGTTGGAATGTGGGCTCTCAATTTTGAAGAGCTCTGTCAAAACAGGACCGTTCATGCTTTCGACCTCTTGGGATTTGGACGAAGCAGTAGACCACACTTCGATACTGATGCTAGGGAAGCAGAAAATCAGTTTGTGGAATCCATAGAAGAGTGGAGAAAGGAGATGGGgttagaaaaaatgattttgcttgGACATAACCTCGGTGGATTCCTGGCTGCTGCTTACTCATTAAAATACCCATCAAG GGTCAAACATCTTATCTTAGTGGAGCCATGGGGTTTTCCAGAGAGGCCTGACAATGCTGAACAAGAGAGACCAATTCCAATCTGGATCAAAGCTCTAGGAGCTATACTGAGTCCATTTAATCCATTAGCTGGGCTGAGGATAGCAGGACCCTTCG gTCTAAGCCTTGTTCAGCGTTTGAGACCAGATTTCAAACGAAAATATGCATCAATGTTTGATGATAACACTGTGACTGAATATATCTATCACTGCAATGTACAGTCGCCCAG TGGTGAAACAGCTTTCAAGAACATGACTATTCCTTATGGATGGGCAAAAAGGCCAATGCTGCAGCGGATTCCACAAATGGATCAAGACATTCCTATCACCGTGGTTTATGGAGCACGCTCATGCATAGATGGCAATTCTGGCAGCACTATCCAATCTCTGAGACCAAAGTCATATGTGAAGACAATA GCTATCCTTGGTGCAGGTCATTACGTGTACGCTGATCAGCCTGAAGACTTCAATCAGAGAGTGAAAGacatctgtgattctgtggacTGA